One stretch of Vulgatibacter sp. DNA includes these proteins:
- a CDS encoding glutathione S-transferase family protein, whose translation MGRLIDGVWTTQGYRSDEKGRFERDQTTFRDRITADGSSGLPAVAGRYHLYVSLACPWAHRTLILRKLKGLEEAISVSVVDPYMGEDGWFFSDHPGATRDEVNGAEKLWQLYVKAKPGITTRVTVPILWDKERGTIVNNESREIVRMLDTGFDAVAKSPVTLCPAELLPRIEETIDGLYESVNDGVYRAGFAMTQPAYDEAVTGLFAALDRYEGILSGQRFLCGNLLTEPDVFLFTTLVRFDPVYYVHFKCNVRRIEEYPALSGFLRDVYQTDGVRETVNLRHIKEHYYRSHPFLNPRGVVPKGPAIDLDRPHDRDRFGGGLATR comes from the coding sequence ATGGGACGACTCATCGACGGCGTCTGGACGACGCAGGGCTACCGCTCGGACGAGAAGGGCCGCTTCGAGCGCGATCAGACCACCTTCCGCGACCGGATCACCGCCGACGGCTCCTCGGGACTGCCGGCGGTGGCGGGCCGCTACCACCTCTACGTCTCGCTCGCCTGCCCGTGGGCCCACCGGACCCTGATCCTGCGCAAGCTCAAGGGGCTGGAGGAGGCGATCTCGGTCTCGGTGGTCGATCCCTACATGGGCGAGGACGGCTGGTTCTTCTCCGACCACCCCGGCGCCACCAGGGACGAGGTCAACGGGGCGGAGAAGCTCTGGCAGCTCTACGTGAAGGCGAAGCCCGGGATCACCACCCGGGTTACGGTGCCGATCCTCTGGGACAAGGAGCGCGGCACCATCGTCAACAACGAGTCGCGCGAGATCGTGCGCATGCTCGACACCGGGTTCGACGCGGTGGCGAAGAGCCCGGTGACCCTCTGCCCGGCGGAGCTGCTGCCGCGGATCGAGGAGACGATCGACGGGCTCTACGAGTCGGTGAACGACGGCGTCTACCGGGCGGGCTTCGCGATGACCCAGCCCGCCTACGACGAGGCGGTGACCGGCCTCTTCGCCGCGCTCGATCGCTACGAGGGAATCCTCTCGGGGCAGCGCTTCCTCTGCGGCAACCTGCTCACCGAGCCGGACGTCTTCCTCTTCACCACGCTGGTGCGCTTCGATCCGGTCTACTACGTCCACTTCAAGTGCAACGTGCGGCGGATCGAGGAGTACCCGGCGCTCTCCGGCTTCCTTCGCGACGTCTACCAGACCGATGGCGTGCGGGAGACGGTGAACCTGCGCCACATCAAGGAGCACTACTACCGCAGCCATCCCTTCCTCAACCCGCGCGGCGTGGTGCCGAAGGGCCCGGCGATCGATCTCGATCGGCCGCACGACCGGGATCGCTTCGGCGGCGGGCTGGCGACGCGTTAG
- a CDS encoding efflux RND transporter periplasmic adaptor subunit, with the protein MRGKRIAIWIVLALIGALLVWLALRPQPIAVEVAEVARGTLERTVDEEGRTRARERYVVSAPVAGELQRVELEAGDPVAEGEVVAAIEPASSTPLDPRSRAELEQQLRVAQAAERRAAAARSFASTELARTRELVASGAAARRSLDAAELEAEAAARELEGARATTRAIRVQLGLGKQDGQPPIPVRAPAGGRVLRVLQESASVVAAGTPILAVGDADSLEIVTDVLSEEAVRISPGAKVIIERWGGERELRGRVRRVEPAAYTKVSALGVEEQRVDVVIDFLDPPEERRGLGDGYRVETRIVTWSGDDVIAAPLGALFRQGETWAVFVVDGDRARQRAVRIGHRGAERVEILEGLEAGAQVVLYPGDRIEDGTLVEPR; encoded by the coding sequence ATGCGCGGCAAGCGGATCGCCATCTGGATCGTTCTCGCCCTGATCGGCGCCCTCCTCGTGTGGCTGGCGCTGCGGCCCCAGCCGATCGCGGTGGAGGTCGCCGAGGTCGCGCGGGGAACGCTGGAGCGCACCGTCGACGAGGAGGGACGCACCAGGGCGCGGGAGCGCTACGTGGTGAGCGCCCCCGTCGCCGGCGAGCTGCAGCGGGTGGAGCTGGAGGCAGGCGATCCGGTGGCGGAGGGCGAGGTGGTGGCGGCGATCGAGCCGGCCTCCTCGACGCCCCTCGATCCCAGGAGCCGGGCCGAGCTCGAGCAGCAGCTCCGCGTCGCCCAGGCGGCGGAGCGCCGCGCGGCGGCGGCGCGCTCCTTCGCCAGCACGGAGCTGGCCCGGACCCGGGAGCTGGTCGCCTCCGGCGCGGCGGCGCGGCGCTCCCTCGACGCTGCCGAGTTGGAGGCGGAGGCTGCAGCGCGGGAACTCGAGGGGGCCCGCGCCACCACCCGCGCGATCCGGGTGCAGCTCGGCCTCGGGAAGCAGGACGGCCAGCCGCCGATCCCGGTGCGTGCCCCTGCCGGCGGCAGGGTCCTGCGGGTGCTGCAGGAGAGCGCCTCGGTGGTGGCGGCGGGCACACCGATCCTCGCGGTGGGCGACGCCGATTCCCTGGAGATCGTCACCGACGTCCTCTCGGAAGAGGCGGTCCGGATTAGCCCCGGCGCGAAGGTGATCATCGAGCGCTGGGGCGGCGAACGAGAGCTGCGCGGCAGGGTGCGACGGGTCGAGCCCGCGGCCTACACCAAGGTCTCTGCCCTCGGCGTCGAGGAGCAGCGCGTCGACGTGGTGATCGACTTTCTCGACCCGCCGGAGGAGCGGCGCGGCCTCGGCGACGGCTACCGGGTCGAGACCCGGATCGTCACCTGGAGCGGCGACGACGTGATCGCCGCTCCGCTGGGCGCTCTCTTCCGGCAGGGCGAGACCTGGGCGGTCTTCGTCGTCGATGGCGACAGGGCCCGGCAGCGCGCCGTGCGGATCGGGCACCGTGGCGCGGAGCGCGTGGAGATTCTGGAGGGCCTCGAAGCCGGCGCGCAGGTGGTGCTCTACCCTGGCGACCGGATCGAGGACGGGACGCTCGTGGAGCCGCGCTGA
- a CDS encoding metal-dependent hydrolase codes for MRLFALVLALLLPILALPDLARSQPPALPKEKGKVRITWLGHAAFLVQTPGGANLLIDPWLANPKAPKEFELPAKIDAVLVSHGHSDHVGAATDYVDKGGTQLVAMNELGKLLGAKQPTGNIGGAFRVRDATIHLVPAVHSSSYAAAEGQPAHYAGEPVGFVIEIANGPTLYHAGDTGYFPGMEWIGTKWTPEIVLLPIGGHFTMGPEDAAEAAKVLRAKAVVPMHFGTFPLLAGTPGALESALAAKQAGARLRVLEPGKAVSF; via the coding sequence ATGCGCCTCTTCGCCCTCGTTCTCGCCCTGCTTCTGCCCATCCTTGCGCTGCCCGACCTCGCACGATCGCAGCCGCCGGCGCTGCCGAAGGAGAAGGGCAAGGTCCGGATCACCTGGCTCGGCCACGCCGCCTTCCTCGTCCAGACGCCGGGGGGCGCCAACCTGCTGATCGATCCGTGGCTCGCCAACCCGAAGGCGCCGAAGGAGTTCGAGCTCCCGGCGAAGATCGACGCGGTCCTAGTGAGCCACGGCCATTCGGACCACGTGGGCGCCGCGACCGACTACGTGGACAAGGGCGGGACGCAGCTGGTGGCGATGAACGAGCTCGGCAAGCTGCTCGGGGCGAAGCAGCCCACCGGCAACATCGGCGGCGCTTTCCGCGTGCGGGACGCCACCATCCACCTGGTGCCGGCGGTCCACTCGAGCAGCTACGCCGCAGCGGAGGGGCAGCCGGCGCACTACGCCGGCGAGCCGGTGGGCTTCGTGATCGAGATCGCCAACGGCCCCACGCTCTACCACGCCGGCGACACCGGCTACTTCCCGGGCATGGAGTGGATCGGCACGAAGTGGACGCCGGAGATCGTGCTGCTGCCAATCGGCGGCCACTTCACCATGGGGCCGGAGGATGCCGCGGAGGCTGCGAAGGTCCTGCGCGCGAAGGCGGTGGTGCCCATGCATTTCGGCACCTTCCCGCTGCTCGCGGGAACGCCGGGGGCGCTGGAATCCGCCCTCGCCGCCAAACAGGCCGGTGCGCGGCTCCGCGTCCTCGAGCCGGGCAAGGCGGTCTCGTTCTGA
- the trhA gene encoding PAQR family membrane homeostasis protein TrhA, producing MDREREESWNAGTHAVGTVLGLAGAAALVTTAAASGDPWRIVSVAVFGTTLVLLYLASTLYHATRTPAAKARLRILDHASIYLLIAGTYTPFTLLPLRGGWGWSLFGVVWGLAAVGVVAKLFLTGRFRLLSTLLYVGLGWVVVVAIVPLVERVHAASLAWLFAGGLTYTLGTLFYVSRRLPYAHAIWHLFVLGGSACHTVAVALI from the coding sequence GTGGATCGCGAGCGCGAGGAATCCTGGAACGCCGGCACCCATGCTGTCGGCACCGTGCTCGGATTGGCGGGCGCCGCTGCGCTGGTCACCACCGCTGCGGCAAGCGGCGATCCCTGGCGCATCGTCTCGGTGGCAGTCTTCGGCACGACGCTGGTGCTGCTCTACCTCGCCTCGACGCTCTACCACGCGACCCGGACCCCTGCCGCCAAGGCGCGGCTGCGCATCCTCGACCACGCCAGCATCTACCTGCTCATCGCCGGGACCTATACCCCCTTCACCCTCCTGCCCCTGCGCGGCGGCTGGGGCTGGAGCCTCTTCGGCGTGGTCTGGGGCCTCGCGGCGGTTGGCGTCGTCGCCAAGCTCTTCTTGACCGGCCGCTTCCGCCTCCTCTCCACCCTCCTCTACGTGGGCTTGGGCTGGGTGGTGGTGGTGGCGATCGTGCCGCTCGTGGAGCGCGTGCACGCAGCGAGCCTCGCCTGGCTCTTCGCCGGCGGGCTCACCTATACCCTGGGCACCCTCTTCTACGTGAGCCGGCGCCTGCCCTACGCCCACGCGATCTGGCACCTCTTCGTGCTCGGCGGCAGCGCCTGCCACACGGTGGCCGTGGCGCTGATCTAA